One window of Anaerolineales bacterium genomic DNA carries:
- a CDS encoding metalloregulator ArsR/SmtB family transcription factor: MSEELVAFFKVLSDANRLKIVGLLAQKPYSVEELAALLDLKASTVSHHLSKLSKVGLVHARTESYYNMYQLDQKTLEERSRSLFSQEKMTASVADVDTDAYDRKVISDYTRKDGSLKTIPAQRKKLEAILRYVVKAFKVGRRYSEKQVNEILGGYHDDTATLRRELVGFKLMKREGGGGDYWREEQESRRSDE, from the coding sequence ATGAGTGAAGAACTTGTAGCCTTCTTCAAAGTCCTTTCGGATGCGAACCGCCTCAAGATCGTCGGTTTGCTTGCCCAAAAACCCTACAGCGTGGAGGAACTTGCCGCGCTCCTCGATTTGAAAGCATCCACAGTGTCGCATCACCTCTCGAAGCTCTCGAAGGTTGGGCTGGTGCATGCCAGAACCGAAAGCTATTACAACATGTATCAGCTCGACCAAAAAACGCTGGAGGAAAGATCTCGCAGCCTGTTCTCGCAGGAAAAAATGACCGCCTCCGTCGCGGACGTGGACACGGATGCCTACGACCGCAAGGTCATCAGCGATTACACGCGCAAAGACGGCAGTCTCAAGACCATCCCGGCTCAACGAAAGAAACTGGAAGCGATACTGCGTTATGTGGTCAAAGCCTTCAAGGTCGGCAGGCGCTACAGCGAGAAGCAGGTCAATGAAATCCTGGGTGGCTATCATGACGACACTGCCACCCTGAGGCGCGAATTGGTCGGATTCAAGTTAATGAAGCGCGAAGGCGGCGGCGGGGATTATTGGAGGGAGGAGCAAGAATCTCGC
- a CDS encoding DUF2087 domain-containing protein produces MNEMLDYVKALSDPVRLRIVGLLSQGTATRKEIADRLNLSPKDSLTHLGFLEYVGVVTQTDGVFTLDNDKLATLGKEKLAGEVKKFTPSEDLDEFSKKILRDFLNADGTIRQVPEQKKIGPVLDYLIQYFEFDRTYTEREVNTVIKRFNEDTAGLRRDLVDAKMLARESDGSRYWRVKA; encoded by the coding sequence ATGAACGAAATGCTCGATTACGTCAAAGCCCTGTCCGACCCGGTCCGTCTGCGGATCGTCGGATTGCTATCGCAGGGAACTGCCACCCGCAAGGAAATAGCTGACCGCCTGAACCTTTCCCCAAAGGACTCGCTCACCCACCTGGGATTCCTCGAATATGTCGGCGTTGTCACCCAGACCGACGGCGTTTTCACATTGGACAACGATAAACTCGCCACGCTTGGAAAAGAAAAACTGGCCGGAGAAGTGAAAAAATTTACGCCGTCAGAGGACCTGGATGAGTTTTCGAAAAAGATCCTGCGCGACTTTCTGAACGCAGACGGCACGATCCGCCAGGTGCCGGAACAGAAGAAGATCGGTCCTGTTCTGGATTATCTGATTCAATATTTTGAATTCGATAGAACCTACACCGAGCGTGAAGTCAACACCGTCATCAAACGATTCAACGAAGATACCGCCGGTCTGCGCCGCGACCTGGTCGATGCAAAGATGCTGGCGCGCGAGAGCGACGGATCGCGATACTGGCGGGTGAAGGCATGA
- a CDS encoding branched-chain amino acid transaminase, giving the protein MHVDLSKHAFFEGKTVPLSEARINIATHGFLYGTAVFGGVRGYWNEEKKRLFVFRPYDHFRRLLNSGRMMAMSIPYDEESLIQLTVDLLRTDNWRQDIYMRPTIYKADMGIGVRLHELKDEFCMFVMAYEPYVKNDTNAHVTVSSWRRIDDNVIPARGKVAGAYANSALIKTDANRAGFDEALVLDQHGHISEGSAMNVFMVRDGVLVTPPVTDNILEGITRRSIIELAKKEIGLDVVERSIDRTEVFIADEMFMTGTAAQVVAVTKVDHRPVGNGSMGPVTTKLRMMFDDVVRGKNTKYSSWNVEV; this is encoded by the coding sequence GTGCACGTGGATCTTTCGAAGCACGCGTTCTTCGAGGGTAAGACTGTCCCTTTGAGCGAGGCAAGGATCAACATTGCCACGCATGGATTCTTATATGGCACCGCCGTCTTCGGCGGGGTGCGCGGTTACTGGAACGAAGAGAAGAAACGTCTCTTCGTTTTTCGTCCCTATGATCATTTCCGCCGTTTATTGAATTCGGGGCGGATGATGGCGATGAGTATTCCGTACGATGAGGAAAGCCTGATTCAATTAACCGTTGACCTTTTGCGTACGGACAACTGGCGGCAGGATATTTACATGCGCCCCACGATCTACAAGGCGGATATGGGCATCGGCGTGAGATTGCACGAGTTAAAGGATGAGTTCTGCATGTTCGTGATGGCGTACGAGCCGTACGTCAAGAACGATACGAACGCGCATGTGACCGTGTCTTCATGGCGGCGGATCGACGATAACGTCATCCCGGCGCGCGGCAAGGTGGCCGGGGCATACGCCAACTCGGCATTGATCAAAACGGATGCGAACCGCGCGGGTTTCGATGAGGCGCTTGTACTGGACCAGCACGGACATATCTCTGAAGGGTCGGCGATGAATGTTTTCATGGTGCGCGATGGCGTCCTTGTCACCCCGCCTGTCACGGATAATATCCTTGAAGGCATCACCCGCCGTTCGATCATCGAGCTTGCTAAGAAAGAAATCGGTTTGGATGTGGTCGAACGCTCGATCGACCGCACCGAAGTCTTCATCGCGGATGAGATGTTCATGACCGGAACAGCCGCGCAGGTGGTGGCTGTGACAAAGGTGGACCACCGCCCGGTGGGGAACGGTTCGATGGGACCGGTGACAACGAAGCTGAGGATGATGTTTGATGACGTGGTGCGGGGAAAGAACACGAAATATTCGAGTTGGAATGTGGAGGTATAG